From the genome of Thermogutta terrifontis, one region includes:
- a CDS encoding ThiF family adenylyltransferase encodes MPTARPDSETSLRYLRQVQFAALGTEGQKRLARARVLVCGCGALGTMVANHLVRAGVGYVRLVDRDLVDLSNLHRQCLFDEQDAHQELPKAVAAAEKLQSINSEVRVEPIVADIRSDTIGALARDIDLLVDGTDNFETRFLLNDYAIREKIPWVFAACLGAQGQVMVILPGETPCLRCLIPTLPPAGAVPTCETAGILGPTVGVVASLEAMEALKILAGRHEAVTRDLIVVNLWPVTLRQISLAGLRDPLCPTCGQGRFEFLEHRRESTSVTLCGRKTVQVTPAEGRCDLDEIYNRWSALGEVERSPYFLRLRTPDWTLTLFPDGRALITGIEDPVLGRTIYARFVGM; translated from the coding sequence ATGCCAACTGCGAGACCTGATTCCGAAACATCTCTCCGATACCTCCGTCAAGTCCAGTTTGCCGCTCTGGGAACGGAGGGGCAAAAACGGCTCGCAAGGGCCCGAGTACTGGTATGCGGTTGTGGCGCTTTGGGAACAATGGTGGCGAACCACTTGGTCCGGGCCGGGGTGGGATACGTGCGTCTGGTGGATCGAGACCTCGTCGACCTGAGCAACCTCCACCGGCAGTGCCTGTTCGACGAACAAGACGCCCATCAGGAACTCCCCAAAGCTGTGGCGGCCGCGGAGAAACTTCAGTCTATTAATTCCGAGGTCCGGGTGGAACCGATCGTGGCTGACATCCGTTCGGACACTATCGGCGCATTAGCCCGGGATATCGATCTGCTCGTGGATGGGACGGATAACTTTGAAACGCGATTTCTTCTCAACGATTACGCCATTCGCGAGAAAATCCCTTGGGTATTTGCTGCGTGTCTCGGGGCCCAGGGACAGGTTATGGTAATTCTTCCCGGAGAAACGCCGTGCCTGCGCTGTTTGATCCCGACACTTCCTCCGGCCGGAGCGGTACCGACCTGCGAGACGGCCGGAATCCTGGGCCCAACTGTGGGCGTCGTGGCCTCGCTGGAGGCAATGGAAGCCCTCAAAATCCTCGCCGGCCGACATGAGGCCGTCACACGTGATCTCATCGTTGTCAACTTGTGGCCGGTAACACTTCGGCAGATTTCGCTGGCTGGTTTGCGTGATCCCTTGTGTCCCACCTGCGGGCAGGGCCGGTTCGAGTTCCTTGAACACCGACGCGAGTCCACCAGCGTGACCCTCTGCGGGCGGAAGACCGTGCAAGTAACACCTGCCGAAGGACGATGCGACCTGGATGAAATTTACAACCGGTGGAGCGCGCTGGGGGAAGTCGAACGCTCCCCTTATTTCCTACGGTTGCGAACCCCCGACTGGACACTGACGCTTTTTCCCGATGGGCGAGCCCTCATCACCGGGATTGAGGACCCTGTGCTCGGGCGAACCATCTATGCCCGGTTTGTTGGCATGTAA
- a CDS encoding heparinase II/III domain-containing protein, translating to MTRENEIRVKQLLARDARVQALFESLRKEADEVLSQSPVKHRLIGPRLLDQSRRCLSRVYLLATVYRLSGERRYADRAIKEMLTAAGFPDWNPSHFLDTAEMTHALAIGYDWLYDVLDSQQRQTIRQAIVEKGLREGEKVYRKGTWWTKTPWNWNQVCNGGMTLGALAVADEEPELAQYIVAQAIRSVPIAMANYAPDGAWAEGPGYWSYATHYTVYMLAGLQSALGTDFGLSDLPGFDKAGHFRIHVVGPSGLAFNFADGSARVGSAAPMFWLATRFGKPLYAWHEREVIKGRTPLHLWWYNDQSADINQESVAKWFRGADIVTLWSDWTDQAVFVGFKGGDNAVNHSHLELGTFVLDAQGLRWVLDLGPDDYNLPGYFGNQRWTYYRLGTQGQNTLLLNGQNQNPRAEAPVIAFWNGSNGSHAVVDLSAAYSDDAQPGTGPSSRVLRGIAVFGRDAVLLQDEITGHRGKELQWQIHTEAKVRLRSNTATLTQGNRQITAEILSPPDLTFETQSANPPPPQRQNEGVTKLVIRTKLPDQPFRLAVVFWCNPTAKRAPVSLRPLQEWEGQVTPRK from the coding sequence GTGACGCGTGAAAATGAGATCCGGGTAAAGCAGCTTCTCGCCCGTGACGCCCGAGTCCAGGCACTTTTTGAATCTCTCCGGAAAGAAGCCGATGAGGTCCTGAGTCAATCCCCGGTGAAGCACCGTCTCATAGGTCCCCGTTTGCTTGATCAGAGCCGGCGCTGTCTCTCCAGAGTTTACCTCCTGGCCACGGTTTACCGGCTCTCGGGAGAGCGGCGCTACGCCGATCGGGCCATCAAAGAAATGCTCACGGCCGCGGGCTTTCCTGATTGGAATCCGTCCCATTTTCTAGATACCGCGGAAATGACGCACGCACTCGCCATTGGCTATGACTGGCTTTATGACGTACTGGATTCACAACAGCGTCAGACCATTCGACAGGCAATCGTAGAAAAGGGCCTCCGGGAGGGGGAGAAAGTTTATCGGAAAGGAACGTGGTGGACAAAAACCCCGTGGAATTGGAATCAGGTGTGCAACGGCGGGATGACCCTGGGGGCCCTGGCAGTTGCCGACGAGGAGCCGGAACTAGCACAATACATCGTGGCGCAAGCCATCAGGTCGGTTCCAATCGCCATGGCCAACTACGCGCCTGATGGAGCCTGGGCGGAAGGCCCGGGTTACTGGAGCTATGCTACTCACTATACGGTTTACATGCTGGCAGGACTGCAGAGTGCCCTTGGTACGGATTTTGGCCTGTCCGATTTGCCGGGATTCGACAAAGCGGGCCACTTTCGGATTCACGTGGTTGGTCCGAGCGGGTTGGCTTTTAATTTTGCGGATGGGTCTGCCCGGGTGGGATCGGCGGCGCCGATGTTTTGGCTGGCGACGCGCTTTGGCAAACCCCTTTATGCCTGGCATGAGCGAGAAGTGATTAAGGGCCGCACGCCTCTCCATCTCTGGTGGTATAACGACCAATCTGCTGACATTAATCAGGAATCTGTGGCCAAGTGGTTCCGCGGTGCGGACATCGTGACCCTGTGGAGTGACTGGACAGATCAGGCCGTCTTCGTGGGCTTTAAGGGCGGGGACAACGCCGTCAACCACAGCCACCTGGAGCTAGGGACTTTTGTCCTCGATGCCCAGGGTCTACGGTGGGTCCTCGATCTGGGCCCCGACGATTACAACCTGCCCGGCTATTTCGGAAACCAACGTTGGACGTACTATCGCTTGGGTACGCAGGGACAGAATACCCTTCTTTTGAATGGGCAGAACCAAAACCCCCGCGCCGAAGCACCTGTCATTGCCTTTTGGAACGGCTCCAATGGTTCCCATGCCGTCGTCGATCTTTCGGCAGCGTATTCGGATGACGCCCAACCGGGGACCGGCCCTTCTTCGAGAGTCCTCCGCGGGATAGCGGTGTTCGGTCGCGATGCTGTCCTCCTCCAGGATGAAATCACCGGGCACCGGGGCAAGGAACTTCAATGGCAAATTCACACCGAAGCGAAGGTCAGACTTCGCAGCAACACAGCCACGCTTACCCAGGGTAATCGGCAAATCACAGCGGAGATTCTTTCGCCGCCTGATCTCACATTCGAGACGCAATCTGCCAATCCGCCGCCACCTCAGCGGCAGAATGAGGGCGTGACCAAGCTGGTAATCCGCACGAAGCTTCCCGATCAACCATTCAGGCTGGCTGTCGTTTTTTGGTGCAATCCCACTGCAAAACGTGCACCTGTTTCACTCCGCCCGCTACAGGAATGGGAAGGGCAGGTGACGCCGAGAAAGTAG
- the nrdR gene encoding transcriptional regulator NrdR, whose translation MKCPYCHQDDDRVTDSRVAENGAAIRRRRQCNRCGRRFTTYERVEKRRLKVIKKDGSRVPYDRNKLKAGLEKACWKRPISDEQIEAVVSAIEEDIERNFDNEVESRYIGELAMQYLRQLDQVAYVRFASVYRQFEDAKDFVEEVQPMLSESGSNSLLASQPKPTSSQVPQNQ comes from the coding sequence ATGAAGTGCCCGTATTGTCATCAAGACGACGACCGTGTCACCGACAGCCGGGTGGCGGAAAACGGGGCTGCCATCCGCCGGCGGCGCCAGTGCAATCGGTGCGGCCGACGTTTCACAACTTACGAGCGGGTCGAAAAGCGCCGGCTGAAGGTCATCAAAAAAGATGGATCGCGCGTTCCTTATGACCGGAACAAGCTGAAAGCGGGGCTTGAAAAGGCCTGCTGGAAACGTCCAATCAGTGACGAGCAGATCGAGGCCGTTGTTTCCGCCATTGAAGAGGATATCGAACGCAATTTCGATAACGAAGTGGAGAGCCGATATATCGGCGAGCTGGCAATGCAGTACCTTCGCCAGCTCGACCAGGTCGCCTATGTCCGATTTGCCAGCGTTTACCGCCAGTTTGAAGATGCCAAGGACTTCGTTGAGGAAGTCCAGCCCATGCTCAGCGAATCCGGTTCAAATAGTCTTCTCGCATCCCAGCCAAAACCAACTTCTTCCCAGGTTCCCCAAAACCAGTAG
- a CDS encoding MMPL family transporter, whose protein sequence is MFRYFSQFVTRYWPLIFVGWGAIFLILHFAAPVWDEVARDGDFAYLPDQAASVQGEKLRAAAFGKSESQSEVVVVLARRDGPLSAADLAFSERIVETFQPKEGEQTPIVSVTGPTAQVVGKKLKSPVTDRGQAALVILQMRGEIMAIENMKPLAEIYRKLDELAQSPEKPAGLEIGVTGSGAVGTEMLIAAEESIRNTEWATIGLIIIILLVVYRAPLLAAVPLIALAVAVFTAFDVLAILAGISLKTGWFEFAVFKTTKIFVVVVLFGSGTDYCLFLIARYKEELSKGAGIIDAAASALDAVSAALLASAWTTILGLGMMIFSDFGKFRNGGPAIAVALIVALAACFTLAPAILCVLGKKVFWPFRVDLDSGEESDDIRLGRRSIVGARFQGLWNFLGERVLRRPGLILVGSLLVMAPFVWNARSIDLTYDLLSELGPDRRCVQGTALLREYFPAGETGPVTILAYHPKADFLEGPDRFRLLRELTQAIYSMEYTASDGTRFKPIQSVRSLVDPLGEGAGGSALVSGVVRARARAMYVAQQEPYRGKVTRLDVIFPYDPFSVESIYLLDALENYLNQWASSHSDWNGARFYFIGTTPGIRDLRAVTLSDQQLIQRLVPLAVLFVLILILRRPVLSVFLVLSVIWGYYVTLGITELVFSWIRGATYHGLDWKLPTFLFVILVAVGEDYNIYLVTRVLEEQAKYGFAEGLKSALRKTGGIITSCGIIMAGTFIAMISGSLRTMHQLGFALALGVLLDTFVIRTILVPCIIVLLARYLPGWPWKKAAETTTGAREVHLEPHLQSEIPVQSRR, encoded by the coding sequence GTGTTTCGTTATTTCAGCCAGTTCGTCACGCGCTATTGGCCACTGATCTTTGTCGGCTGGGGAGCGATTTTTCTTATCCTTCACTTTGCCGCCCCAGTATGGGACGAAGTAGCTCGCGACGGTGATTTTGCATACCTTCCCGATCAGGCGGCAAGTGTTCAGGGTGAAAAACTTCGCGCGGCAGCATTTGGAAAGTCGGAATCTCAAAGTGAGGTCGTCGTCGTTTTAGCACGGCGGGACGGCCCGCTTTCTGCCGCGGATCTCGCCTTTTCCGAACGCATCGTGGAAACCTTCCAGCCGAAGGAGGGAGAGCAGACACCCATTGTGAGCGTGACCGGGCCGACCGCTCAAGTTGTGGGCAAGAAATTGAAAAGCCCGGTAACGGACCGCGGCCAGGCAGCCCTTGTAATTCTCCAGATGCGGGGGGAAATCATGGCCATCGAGAATATGAAGCCCCTCGCAGAGATTTACAGAAAACTTGACGAATTGGCGCAGTCGCCCGAAAAGCCGGCAGGTCTGGAAATCGGTGTTACCGGTTCGGGGGCTGTGGGGACGGAAATGCTCATCGCGGCTGAAGAGAGTATCCGCAACACCGAATGGGCGACCATAGGGTTGATCATAATCATCTTGCTTGTCGTCTATCGGGCGCCGCTTCTCGCGGCAGTGCCGCTCATCGCGCTGGCTGTGGCGGTATTTACGGCCTTTGATGTCCTCGCGATCTTGGCGGGAATCAGTCTCAAAACAGGCTGGTTTGAGTTCGCGGTCTTCAAAACGACCAAAATTTTTGTGGTGGTGGTCCTTTTTGGCAGTGGTACGGATTACTGCCTGTTCCTGATCGCCCGGTACAAGGAGGAACTTTCCAAAGGGGCTGGTATCATTGATGCGGCGGCCAGTGCCCTCGACGCTGTGAGTGCGGCTCTTCTTGCCAGCGCCTGGACGACGATCCTGGGGCTTGGAATGATGATCTTTTCCGACTTTGGAAAGTTCCGAAACGGAGGGCCAGCGATTGCTGTGGCGCTTATTGTGGCCCTGGCGGCGTGCTTCACTTTGGCCCCCGCCATTCTTTGTGTGCTGGGCAAAAAGGTGTTCTGGCCATTTCGCGTGGACCTGGATTCCGGAGAGGAATCCGACGATATCCGGCTGGGGCGGCGGTCCATTGTGGGGGCCAGATTTCAAGGCTTGTGGAATTTTCTCGGAGAGCGCGTGTTGCGTCGGCCGGGCCTCATCCTCGTCGGGTCCTTACTCGTGATGGCTCCTTTCGTTTGGAATGCCCGCTCTATTGACCTCACCTATGACCTGCTCAGCGAGCTAGGTCCCGATCGCCGGTGTGTGCAGGGAACGGCGCTTCTTCGCGAGTATTTCCCGGCAGGGGAAACGGGGCCAGTCACGATCCTGGCTTATCATCCCAAAGCCGACTTTTTGGAGGGCCCCGATCGCTTTCGGTTACTACGGGAACTTACGCAAGCGATTTATTCGATGGAATACACGGCGTCCGATGGCACGCGATTCAAGCCGATTCAGAGTGTGAGGAGTCTGGTAGATCCGCTGGGAGAGGGGGCCGGTGGCAGTGCGTTGGTGAGTGGTGTGGTCCGGGCTCGCGCCAGGGCGATGTACGTCGCGCAGCAGGAGCCGTATCGGGGCAAGGTCACACGCCTGGACGTCATTTTTCCCTATGATCCGTTCTCGGTGGAAAGCATTTATTTGCTCGATGCCCTGGAAAATTATCTCAATCAATGGGCAAGTTCTCATTCCGACTGGAACGGGGCGCGGTTTTATTTCATCGGGACGACACCTGGAATCCGCGATCTGCGAGCGGTAACCCTCAGCGATCAGCAGCTTATTCAGCGTTTGGTTCCCCTGGCTGTGCTGTTTGTCCTCATTCTTATCCTGCGGCGACCGGTGCTCTCTGTTTTTCTCGTCCTGTCGGTCATCTGGGGCTATTATGTGACGCTGGGGATCACTGAATTGGTGTTTTCGTGGATTCGTGGGGCTACTTACCATGGCCTGGATTGGAAGCTCCCCACCTTTTTGTTCGTCATCCTCGTGGCCGTGGGCGAGGATTACAACATTTATCTTGTCACCCGCGTGCTGGAAGAACAGGCCAAATATGGGTTTGCGGAAGGTCTTAAATCGGCTCTGCGGAAGACGGGTGGAATCATCACCAGTTGCGGGATCATCATGGCGGGGACATTCATCGCCATGATCAGTGGTTCACTGCGTACGATGCACCAACTGGGGTTTGCCTTAGCACTGGGGGTACTGCTCGATACATTCGTTATACGAACCATTCTTGTCCCGTGCATTATCGTGCTATTGGCTCGATACTTGCCTGGATGGCCTTGGAAGAAAGCAGCCGAAACAACCACTGGCGCGAGAGAAGTCCACCTGGAACCCCACCTCCAGTCGGAAATCCCTGTGCAGTCCCGTCGGTGA
- a CDS encoding bacteriohemerythrin translates to MVYVWDGSMTTGIPRIDAQHQELLHKLNGLLAAMKARKGQEELANLIGFLGEYAVKHFSDEEAVMERRKCPLALTNKLGHQQFVRKFQNFKKRFETEGPTPSLVLELQKELCDWVIQHIKHVDTKLASVVNQSAP, encoded by the coding sequence ATGGTTTACGTCTGGGACGGCTCAATGACCACCGGAATTCCGCGAATCGATGCACAACATCAGGAACTTCTCCACAAGCTTAATGGGTTGCTGGCAGCCATGAAAGCCAGAAAGGGACAGGAAGAGCTGGCGAACCTGATCGGATTCCTCGGGGAATACGCCGTGAAACACTTTTCTGACGAGGAAGCAGTGATGGAGCGCAGAAAATGCCCTCTTGCCTTAACCAACAAGCTTGGCCACCAACAATTTGTGCGGAAGTTCCAAAATTTTAAGAAACGGTTCGAAACAGAAGGGCCCACGCCCAGCCTGGTTCTCGAACTCCAGAAGGAGCTGTGTGATTGGGTCATCCAGCATATCAAACATGTCGACACGAAACTGGCGAGTGTGGTCAACCAGTCGGCCCCGTAA